A genomic stretch from Lates calcarifer isolate ASB-BC8 unplaced genomic scaffold, TLL_Latcal_v3 _unitig_5673_quiver_385, whole genome shotgun sequence includes:
- the LOC108875493 gene encoding magnesium transporter protein 1 — MFGKVFISLFFISVFHHEPTDAQKKKETLLSEKVTQMMEWASKRSVVRMNGDKFRRFVKAPPRNYSVVIMFTALQPQRQCGVCRQADEEFQVLANSWRYSSAFTNKVFFASVDFDEGSDVFQMLNMNSAPTFLHFPSKGKPRRSDTYELQVRGFAAEQLARWVADRTDVQIRVIRPPNYAGPLLLGFLLAVIGGLAYLRRHNLEFLFNKNVWAFSALCFVLIMTSGQMWNHIRGPPYAHKNPSTGQVSYIHGSSQAQFVAETHIVLLFNAAITMGIVLLCEAATSDVDIGKRKIMCVAGIGLVMLFFSWLLSIFRAKYHGYPYSFLMS; from the exons ATGTTTGGAAAAGTTTTCATTTCGCTGTTTTTCATCTCGGTTTTCCACCATGAGCCCACCGACGctcagaagaagaaggag ACTCTGCTGTCAGAGAAGGTGACTCAGATGATGGAGTGGGCCTCCAAACGTTCAGTCGTCAGGATGAATGGAGATAAGTTTCGTCGCTTTGTCAAGGCTCCTCCCAGAAACTACTCAGTGGTCATCATGTTTACAGCCCTGCAGCCACAGAGGCAGTGTGGGGTCTGCAG acaaGCTGATGAGGAGTTCCAGGTGCTGGCTAACTCCTGGCGTTATTCCTCTGCCTTTACTAATAAAGTCTTCTTTGCATCTGTGGATTTTGATGAAGGATCAGACGTTTTTCAGATG CTGAATATGAACTCTGCTCCAACCTTCCTCCACTTCCCATCCAAAGGGAAACCTCGCAGGTCTGATACCTATGAGCTGCAGGTCAGAGGCTTTGCAGCTGAGCAGCTGGCTCGATGGGTGGCAGACAGGACCGATGTGCAG ATCCGTGTCATTCGTCCTCCTAACTATGCCGGGCCTCTCCTGCTGGGCTTCCTTCTGGCTGTGATTGGAGGACTGGCATATCTAAGAAGACACAATCTGGAGTTTCTCTTTAACAAGAATGTCTGGGCTTTCTCTGCACTG tgctttGTCCTGATCATGACTTCAGGCCAGATGTGGAACCACATCAGAGGACCTCCTTATGCACACAAGAACCCCAGCACTGGACAAGTG AGTTACATCCACGGAAGCAGTCAGGCCCAGTTTGTGGCTGAGACACACATTGTCCTACTCTTCA ATGCTGCTATCACCATGGGAATCGTGCTGCTGTGTGAAGCTGCCACCTCAGACGTAGACATTGGAAAGAGGAAGA ttatGTGTGTAGCAGGTATCGGTCTGGTGATGCTGTTCTTCAGCTGGCTGTTGTCCATCTTCAGAGCCAAGTACCACGGATACCCGTACAG cttcCTGATGAGTTAG